The following proteins are co-located in the Paenibacillus sp. FSL H8-0079 genome:
- the nadC gene encoding carboxylating nicotinate-nucleotide diphosphorylase has product MILNGYNDGLIESIKNWLREDVGAGDVTTSVTIPAGNQSKAIIHAKDNGIIAGMTVAELVFQVVDPDLVFTPKVKDGDKVTHGTILAEVEGSTHSLLTGERLALNLLQRMSGIATRTRAYVDVLDGLETRLVDTRKTTPGHRLLEKYAVRVGGGANHRFGLYDAVMIKDNHIKGAGGITEAVQRARTVIPHTMTIEVETENLEQVREALQAGADIIMLDNMHPDRMREAVELIREQAPHVKVEASGNVSLQTIRGIAESGVDVISVGRLTYSFESLDISLDLNEKKEG; this is encoded by the coding sequence ATGATACTGAACGGATATAATGATGGACTTATCGAATCGATTAAAAACTGGCTTCGTGAAGATGTTGGCGCAGGTGACGTTACAACAAGTGTGACGATCCCAGCAGGCAACCAATCCAAGGCCATCATACATGCTAAAGATAATGGTATTATTGCAGGCATGACCGTAGCCGAACTCGTATTTCAGGTCGTTGATCCTGATCTTGTATTTACACCGAAGGTAAAAGACGGAGACAAGGTCACGCATGGAACGATTTTGGCCGAGGTAGAGGGAAGTACACATTCACTGCTTACGGGGGAACGACTGGCACTTAACTTGCTGCAACGTATGTCCGGAATAGCTACGCGTACGCGTGCCTACGTGGATGTGCTGGATGGTCTTGAGACCAGGCTCGTGGATACACGTAAGACAACGCCGGGCCACCGATTACTTGAGAAATATGCGGTGCGCGTGGGTGGCGGAGCGAATCATCGATTTGGACTGTACGACGCCGTTATGATTAAAGATAACCACATTAAGGGTGCAGGCGGAATTACCGAAGCGGTACAGCGAGCACGAACCGTTATTCCGCACACGATGACGATTGAAGTGGAGACTGAGAATCTGGAGCAGGTGAGAGAAGCCTTGCAAGCCGGGGCAGATATCATTATGCTGGATAACATGCATCCAGATCGGATGCGTGAAGCGGTTGAACTCATTCGTGAGCAGGCTCCACATGTGAAGGTTGAAGCATCCGGTAACGTCTCTCTCCAGACCATTCGTGGAATTGCAGAGAGCGGTGTGGATGTAATTTCGGTTGGCAGGTTAACCTATTCTTTTGAGAGCCTGGATATCAGCCTGGATTTAAATGAAAAGAAAGAGGGGTGA
- the hpt gene encoding hypoxanthine phosphoribosyltransferase, with protein MQNDIQEVLISEEEIQIKVKELGATLSAEYANRNPLVICVLKGAFIFMADLVKNITVPVEMDFMAVSSYGASTKSSGVVKIIKDLDVSVEGREVLIVEDIIDSGLTLSYLIELLENRGAESVRVVTLFDKPSGRKVELEAHYTGFDIPDAFIVGYGLDFAEKYRNLPYIGILKPEVYSS; from the coding sequence TTGCAGAACGACATTCAGGAAGTATTGATCAGTGAAGAAGAAATTCAGATTAAAGTCAAGGAATTAGGCGCAACACTAAGTGCCGAATATGCAAACCGCAATCCTTTGGTCATTTGTGTGCTCAAGGGTGCGTTTATATTTATGGCTGATTTGGTTAAAAACATAACGGTACCTGTTGAAATGGATTTCATGGCGGTATCCAGTTATGGCGCTTCCACCAAGTCATCAGGTGTTGTCAAAATCATTAAGGATCTGGATGTATCCGTTGAAGGACGGGAAGTCCTGATTGTCGAAGATATTATCGACAGCGGACTTACACTCAGCTATCTGATTGAACTGCTAGAGAACCGCGGTGCCGAATCGGTGCGTGTGGTTACGCTGTTCGACAAGCCTTCAGGCCGTAAAGTTGAGTTGGAAGCTCATTACACAGGCTTTGACATTCCTGACGCGTTCATCGTTGGTTACGGTTTGGATTTTGCCGAGAAGTACCGGAACCTGCCCTATATCGGGATTTTGAAGCCGGAAGTCTACAGTAGCTAA
- the ftsH gene encoding ATP-dependent zinc metalloprotease FtsH: protein MNRFIRNSGFYLILFLVVVGIVQFVSNGGEATDNPRYDQLRTAIKANNVSELTVQFNGQTYLVTGQYKKAPDGAKSENFSTYIPPTDEAISELVAASETNNFQYHQEPMKGDSIWLTLLTSFIPLIIMFLLFFFLFNQAQGGGGKVMNFGKSRARLYNEEKKRVTFEDVAGADEEKQELVEVVDFLKDPRKFAAVGARIPKGVLLVGPPGTGKTLLARAVAGEAGVPFFTISGSDFVEMFVGVGASRVRDLFENAKKNAPCIIFIDEIDAVGRQRGAGLGGGHDEREQTLNQLLVEMDGFGVNEGIIIIAATNRADILDPALLRPGRFDRQITVDRPDVRGREAVLKVHSRNKPLTKDVKMDIIAKRTTGFSGADLENLLNEAALLAARRNRKDISMKEVDEAIDRVIVGTEKKSRVISDREKRIVAYHEAGHTIVGYFLEHADMVHKVTIIPRGRAGGYVIMLPKEDRMLVTKQELLDKVTGLLGGRVAEELFIGEIGTGAYSDFQQATGIVRSMVMEYGMSEKLGPMQFGSSQGQVFLGRDIGHEQNYSDSIAYEIDQEMQRFINECYEKCKDLLVKHSKEMHLIAQTLLEVETLEMDQIKQLIETGSLTPKAENDNDGEGTPTEGGEPIIDNIGDVRVRIQGKDETPEPPAGDIPNEAPNLEKGNNNNPDDGGTKPTS from the coding sequence ATGAATCGGTTCATCCGGAATTCTGGTTTTTATTTGATTCTTTTTTTAGTTGTGGTGGGGATAGTCCAGTTCGTCAGCAATGGCGGCGAAGCCACCGATAATCCTAGATATGATCAGTTGCGTACAGCGATCAAAGCCAACAATGTCTCTGAATTGACGGTTCAATTCAACGGTCAAACGTACCTCGTGACCGGTCAATACAAGAAGGCACCTGATGGCGCCAAATCAGAAAATTTCTCAACGTATATTCCTCCTACAGATGAGGCAATTAGTGAACTTGTAGCTGCAAGTGAAACTAACAATTTCCAATATCATCAGGAGCCAATGAAAGGTGACAGCATCTGGTTGACGTTGCTGACTTCCTTTATTCCTTTGATCATTATGTTCCTGCTGTTCTTCTTCCTGTTTAATCAGGCTCAAGGCGGCGGCGGTAAAGTAATGAACTTTGGTAAAAGCCGTGCTCGTCTCTATAACGAAGAGAAGAAGCGGGTTACATTTGAAGATGTTGCGGGTGCTGACGAAGAGAAACAGGAACTTGTTGAGGTTGTAGACTTCCTCAAGGATCCTCGGAAATTCGCAGCAGTAGGTGCACGGATTCCTAAGGGCGTATTGCTTGTAGGGCCTCCAGGTACCGGTAAAACATTGCTCGCTCGTGCCGTAGCCGGTGAAGCGGGTGTACCATTCTTCACTATTTCAGGTTCCGACTTCGTGGAAATGTTTGTCGGTGTCGGTGCATCACGTGTACGTGATTTGTTTGAAAATGCGAAGAAAAATGCCCCATGTATCATCTTTATCGATGAGATTGATGCTGTAGGACGTCAGCGTGGTGCTGGTCTTGGTGGTGGTCACGATGAACGTGAACAAACACTCAACCAGTTGCTCGTTGAGATGGACGGATTCGGAGTTAACGAAGGTATTATCATCATAGCCGCAACGAACCGTGCAGATATTTTGGACCCTGCCTTGCTGCGTCCAGGACGTTTTGACCGTCAAATTACGGTTGACCGCCCTGATGTAAGAGGCCGTGAAGCTGTCCTGAAAGTACATTCCCGTAATAAACCACTGACCAAAGATGTGAAGATGGATATTATCGCGAAACGTACAACAGGCTTCTCTGGTGCGGATTTGGAAAACCTCTTGAACGAAGCGGCATTGCTTGCAGCACGTCGTAACCGTAAAGATATTTCCATGAAAGAAGTTGACGAAGCGATTGACCGTGTCATCGTTGGTACGGAGAAGAAAAGCCGTGTCATCAGTGATCGCGAGAAACGAATCGTTGCTTATCACGAAGCAGGTCATACCATTGTAGGATACTTCCTCGAACATGCTGATATGGTACATAAAGTGACCATTATTCCGCGCGGACGTGCGGGTGGATATGTAATCATGTTGCCAAAAGAAGACCGTATGCTGGTTACCAAGCAGGAACTGCTTGATAAAGTAACCGGACTCCTCGGAGGTCGTGTAGCTGAAGAATTGTTCATCGGAGAAATTGGTACTGGTGCATACAGTGACTTCCAGCAAGCGACAGGTATTGTTCGCAGCATGGTTATGGAATACGGTATGAGTGAGAAATTGGGACCTATGCAATTCGGAAGTTCACAAGGACAGGTATTCCTTGGTCGGGATATCGGTCATGAACAGAATTACTCAGATTCCATTGCTTACGAGATTGATCAGGAAATGCAACGCTTTATCAATGAATGTTATGAGAAATGTAAGGACTTGCTTGTTAAACATTCAAAAGAGATGCATCTGATCGCTCAAACTTTGCTTGAGGTTGAGACTTTGGAAATGGATCAGATCAAGCAATTGATCGAGACAGGTTCTTTGACTCCAAAAGCAGAGAACGACAATGATGGTGAAGGTACGCCAACTGAGGGCGGAGAGCCTATCATCGACAACATCGGTGATGTGCGTGTCCGCATTCAAGGTAAAGATGAAACGCCTGAGCCACCAGCCGGAGATATTCCGAACGAAGCTCCGAATCTGGAAAAGGGTAATAATAATAACCCGGATGATGGCGGAACGAAGCCAACGTCTTAA
- the nadB gene encoding L-aspartate oxidase produces MIPQYLVDFDLSALPMVETDVLVIGSGIAGLFTAIKASEQQRVLMITKKSLLESNTRYAQGGIAAVIAEDDSPAYHLQDTLVAGAGLCRSEAVEVLVNEGPDGVKELIRLGTLFDLENGELALTQEGAHSHRRILHANGDATGYEIVRALAVEVNEHPGIEVWDEHFVIDLITDRDRGECIGALIQKEDGSQVFVKAQATVLCSGGAGQLYRYTTNPDVATADGVAMAYRAGAVVRDMEFIQFHPTSLCYPGAPRFLVSEAVRGEGAYLRNVKGERFMDRYHAQLELAPRDIVARAIVSEMESTNSTFVYLDITHEQPEMIKHRFPTIYETCMRYGLDMTTDWIPVAPAAHYMMGGVKTDLSGESSISRLFACGEVSSTGVHGANRLASNSLSEAIVFGRRIVDRIQSLSLLGSLQVRGTSTASVDMNSKIMKEQKPISERRLRLQKMMVRQVGLRRNGENLHKAMDKLQQELQFFDQTLTQKEELEYANLLTCAWLVTSGALHREESRGAHYREDFPARDDVVWQKHSLQQREQAIVEELMS; encoded by the coding sequence ATGATACCGCAATATTTAGTTGATTTTGATCTGTCTGCGCTACCCATGGTAGAGACGGATGTACTGGTTATAGGCTCAGGGATTGCTGGTCTGTTCACCGCCATTAAGGCAAGTGAGCAACAACGTGTATTAATGATCACGAAGAAGTCGTTACTAGAAAGTAACACCAGGTATGCGCAGGGAGGAATCGCTGCGGTTATTGCTGAAGATGATTCACCTGCTTACCACTTACAGGACACACTTGTTGCAGGAGCGGGCTTATGCCGCTCCGAGGCGGTAGAGGTATTGGTGAATGAGGGTCCGGACGGAGTGAAGGAACTGATTCGTCTGGGTACGTTGTTTGACCTGGAGAACGGCGAGTTGGCGTTGACGCAGGAAGGTGCGCATAGCCACCGCCGTATTTTGCATGCCAACGGGGATGCAACGGGATATGAGATTGTACGTGCGCTTGCGGTCGAAGTGAATGAACATCCTGGAATTGAAGTATGGGATGAGCACTTTGTGATTGACCTGATTACGGATCGAGATCGAGGGGAATGCATCGGTGCTCTGATTCAGAAGGAAGATGGATCGCAAGTGTTCGTGAAGGCACAGGCAACCGTTCTCTGCTCTGGTGGGGCGGGACAACTGTACCGATACACGACGAATCCGGATGTAGCTACTGCCGATGGTGTAGCCATGGCCTACCGGGCTGGGGCTGTCGTTCGTGACATGGAATTTATCCAATTCCACCCCACCTCTCTTTGTTATCCGGGGGCACCACGTTTCCTTGTGTCAGAAGCCGTACGTGGTGAGGGAGCATATTTACGTAATGTGAAGGGCGAACGCTTCATGGATCGATATCATGCCCAGCTCGAACTGGCACCGCGTGATATCGTGGCACGAGCGATTGTTAGTGAGATGGAGTCTACCAACAGCACCTTTGTGTATCTGGACATTACACATGAACAGCCGGAGATGATAAAGCATCGTTTCCCTACCATATATGAGACTTGTATGCGTTATGGATTGGATATGACAACGGACTGGATTCCCGTTGCACCTGCTGCCCATTACATGATGGGCGGAGTGAAAACGGATCTTAGTGGAGAGAGCAGCATCTCCCGGTTATTCGCGTGTGGTGAGGTATCTTCTACAGGAGTGCATGGAGCTAACCGTCTGGCAAGCAACTCCTTGTCAGAAGCGATTGTATTTGGCCGGAGAATTGTTGATCGTATTCAATCACTTTCCCTGCTCGGTTCACTACAAGTAAGAGGAACTTCGACCGCATCTGTGGACATGAATAGCAAGATCATGAAAGAGCAAAAACCTATATCCGAAAGACGCTTGCGACTACAGAAAATGATGGTTCGTCAGGTCGGCTTGCGCCGGAACGGTGAGAACCTGCATAAGGCCATGGACAAGCTGCAACAGGAATTGCAATTTTTTGATCAGACACTTACCCAAAAGGAAGAACTGGAGTATGCCAACCTTCTGACTTGTGCCTGGTTAGTTACTAGCGGAGCATTACACCGCGAGGAGAGTCGGGGAGCTCACTATCGTGAGGATTTCCCGGCACGTGATGATGTCGTGTGGCAGAAGCATAGTCTGCAGCAGCGAGAACAAGCGATTGTGGAGGAATTGATGTCATGA
- a CDS encoding type III pantothenate kinase has translation MILVVDVGNSNMVLGVYQGRELLHHFRLSTSRQSTVDEYGVLIYNLFHMSGIRASDIEGIIISSVVPPLVNVIEAMCEKYVGKKPLLVGPGIKTGLNLRYENPREVGADRIVNAVAAVEKYGGPLVVVDFGTATTFDCIDEKGHYLGGAIVPGIHIATEALYERASKLPRIELEKPKKVIGRNTIHAMQAGIIYGYAGQVDGIVERIREEMGAKPRVIATGGLATLIAEETRSIEEVDPLLTLEGLRIIYERNRER, from the coding sequence TTGATTCTAGTTGTAGACGTGGGGAACAGCAATATGGTGCTCGGCGTATATCAAGGCCGGGAGTTGCTGCACCACTTTCGTCTGAGTACATCACGTCAGTCAACAGTGGATGAATACGGCGTATTGATTTATAATTTATTTCATATGTCCGGCATCAGGGCAAGCGACATCGAAGGTATAATCATCTCATCGGTGGTTCCGCCACTGGTGAATGTAATCGAAGCGATGTGTGAGAAATATGTAGGCAAAAAACCATTACTCGTGGGGCCTGGTATCAAAACCGGCCTGAACCTGCGATACGAGAATCCACGTGAAGTGGGTGCAGATCGTATTGTTAATGCAGTGGCAGCCGTTGAGAAGTATGGCGGCCCTCTCGTCGTGGTCGATTTTGGTACTGCAACGACCTTTGACTGTATTGACGAGAAAGGTCATTACCTGGGGGGAGCTATTGTACCTGGTATTCACATTGCTACCGAAGCGCTCTATGAGCGGGCATCCAAGCTGCCTCGTATTGAGCTGGAGAAACCCAAGAAGGTCATTGGACGTAATACTATTCATGCGATGCAAGCCGGCATTATCTATGGCTATGCAGGACAAGTAGATGGTATTGTGGAGCGTATTCGTGAAGAAATGGGAGCTAAACCCAGAGTCATTGCAACGGGTGGTCTTGCTACACTAATTGCGGAAGAAACCCGTAGTATAGAGGAAGTTGATCCGCTGCTTACGCTTGAAGGGCTGCGTATTATATATGAGCGGAACCGGGAAAGGTGA
- the hslO gene encoding Hsp33 family molecular chaperone HslO, with translation MAIRQRRLNDLENNNKHDRLIRGTAMNGKVRAFAIQTTQLVEELRRRHDTFPTATAAMGRTVTTAAIMGAMLKGEEKLTIQVNGDGPIGQIVADANAKGEVRGYVSNPHVHLPSNSVGKLDVAGAVGTEGFINITKDLGLKEPYRGSVPIISGELGEDFTYYFAQSEQTPSAVGVGVLVDTDNSVIVAGGFIMQLLPGLTDQEITAIENAIGTLPPVTTLLDQGLELEELLRRLLPDVQVMEGLDIQFSCECSRERVEKTLISLGQTEMEQLIEEEGQAEVVCQFCNEAYDFNKEQLETILEQAKN, from the coding sequence ATGGCGATACGCCAAAGGAGGCTGAATGACTTGGAAAACAACAACAAGCATGACCGGTTAATTCGTGGTACAGCAATGAATGGAAAGGTAAGAGCCTTTGCTATCCAGACGACACAACTGGTTGAGGAACTACGCAGAAGACATGATACGTTTCCCACGGCTACAGCTGCCATGGGGCGTACAGTTACAACAGCAGCTATTATGGGTGCGATGCTCAAGGGTGAAGAGAAGTTAACGATACAAGTCAACGGTGATGGCCCCATTGGACAGATCGTAGCTGATGCTAATGCGAAAGGCGAGGTGCGGGGTTATGTTTCTAATCCGCATGTACATCTGCCAAGCAATAGTGTGGGAAAACTGGACGTTGCAGGCGCAGTTGGAACCGAAGGCTTCATCAACATAACGAAGGATTTGGGACTGAAAGAACCATACCGTGGCAGTGTGCCTATTATTTCAGGAGAACTGGGCGAAGACTTTACGTACTATTTTGCCCAATCGGAGCAGACTCCTTCTGCTGTAGGCGTTGGTGTGCTCGTCGATACGGATAATTCCGTTATTGTCGCAGGTGGATTCATTATGCAGCTGTTACCGGGATTGACAGATCAAGAGATCACAGCGATCGAAAATGCCATAGGTACGTTGCCACCGGTGACAACATTGCTGGATCAGGGACTTGAACTGGAAGAGTTGCTTCGTCGGTTACTGCCGGATGTACAGGTGATGGAAGGATTGGATATTCAATTCAGCTGTGAGTGTTCACGTGAGCGGGTAGAGAAGACGCTGATCAGCCTGGGCCAAACGGAGATGGAGCAATTAATTGAAGAAGAGGGCCAGGCTGAAGTCGTCTGCCAATTCTGTAATGAAGCCTATGACTTTAACAAAGAACAACTTGAGACCATCCTAGAGCAAGCCAAGAACTGA
- the tilS gene encoding tRNA lysidine(34) synthetase TilS, whose product MEALRWNMLVNNVLDAAEEHQLWVPGDRIVVAVSGGPDSVAFLHIMHEISKRHVPLELICAHVHHGFRSESDDEAEKMMELAKQLGIAFEWTKADVPSYMELTGQGPQEAARNKRYAFLHEVASKYNAASIALAHHADDQAETVMLHLLRGTGLSGLAGMKFKRREKNVELIRPCLRINKTDLVEACNTQGFMYFNDESNSLRKYRRNAIRLDVLPFLGQYNGQLTPSLNRLAEIVGDEDDFMEQSAYDTYRCLVQVNGGRQTFEVPSFLKLHVALQRRLIKLILNYLPLDSDFVDFTRIETIRRKVMETHVTTWSLDIGQTLACTREYNLISFGIRTDVQDQSYEYRLAQWSGTYELSLTEINRYIRLMPVSPEDYHVPESADQAAFDADQLLMPLVVRSRLPGDTMKVMGLNGSKKVKNIFIDEKIPPSVRPRIPVVCDGAGHIIWLPGVRRSNVAPVREGTSAILYMTVGDSAIQG is encoded by the coding sequence ATGGAGGCTTTACGCTGGAACATGCTGGTGAATAACGTGCTGGATGCAGCGGAAGAGCATCAGTTATGGGTTCCCGGGGATCGGATTGTCGTCGCAGTATCGGGCGGGCCGGACTCGGTGGCTTTTTTGCATATCATGCACGAGATCAGCAAGCGACATGTGCCACTTGAATTGATCTGTGCCCACGTGCATCATGGCTTCCGGAGTGAATCTGATGATGAAGCGGAGAAAATGATGGAACTGGCAAAGCAGCTTGGTATTGCTTTTGAATGGACCAAGGCCGATGTTCCTTCATATATGGAGCTTACGGGTCAAGGACCACAGGAAGCGGCCCGCAACAAGCGATATGCCTTTCTGCACGAAGTGGCTTCCAAATATAATGCGGCAAGCATCGCTTTGGCACATCATGCGGATGATCAGGCAGAGACGGTCATGCTTCATTTGCTTCGTGGAACCGGCTTGTCGGGACTCGCAGGAATGAAGTTTAAAAGGCGAGAAAAAAATGTGGAACTTATTCGTCCATGCCTTCGTATAAACAAGACAGACCTTGTAGAAGCTTGTAATACCCAGGGTTTTATGTATTTCAATGATGAGAGCAACTCCCTGCGTAAATATCGGCGTAATGCCATTCGCTTGGATGTGCTTCCTTTTTTGGGGCAGTATAATGGACAACTCACGCCGTCATTGAATCGGCTTGCCGAAATTGTGGGTGATGAAGACGATTTCATGGAGCAGAGTGCATATGACACATACAGGTGTCTAGTGCAGGTGAACGGCGGAAGGCAAACCTTTGAGGTGCCTTCCTTCTTGAAGTTACATGTCGCTTTACAACGAAGGTTGATTAAACTAATATTGAATTATCTGCCTTTGGACAGTGATTTTGTCGACTTTACCCGTATAGAAACCATTCGTCGCAAGGTCATGGAGACCCATGTGACGACCTGGAGCCTGGATATAGGACAGACACTCGCCTGCACTCGGGAGTATAATCTGATTTCTTTTGGCATACGGACGGACGTACAGGATCAATCTTACGAGTATCGTCTTGCGCAATGGAGTGGAACTTATGAGCTTTCACTCACCGAGATTAACCGATATATTCGGTTGATGCCGGTGAGTCCCGAGGACTATCATGTACCAGAATCGGCGGATCAAGCCGCGTTTGATGCGGATCAACTGCTTATGCCGCTGGTTGTGCGTTCACGGTTACCTGGAGATACCATGAAAGTGATGGGATTAAACGGAAGCAAAAAGGTGAAAAATATTTTCATCGATGAGAAAATCCCCCCATCTGTTCGTCCACGTATTCCTGTGGTATGTGATGGAGCAGGTCATATCATCTGGTTACCGGGTGTTCGACGGTCCAATGTGGCTCCTGTCAGGGAGGGCACTTCCGCAATCCTGTACATGACTGTAGGCGATTCAGCGATTCAGGGGTAG
- the nadA gene encoding quinolinate synthase NadA: MEALALERKAEMNRELRERLMELKKERNAIILAHYYQRDEVQEVADFRGDSFLLAQKAAQTDADVIVFCGVHFMGESAKILAPNKTVIIPDERAGCPMADMVNVDGLRKLKAQHPNAKVVTYINSSAEIKAETDICCTSANAVRVIQSVDSDEIIWVPDKNLGHYVQQHTDKKMIIWEGYCNTHDMLTVKDVVEMRAKHPNAEFVVHPECRPEVVEMGDFVGSTTAILEYCKNSSAKEFIVGTEDGTGYQLRLDSPDKQFHFATKFLVCPNMKVNNLKKLVKCLETMKPQIYVPPAVADKARESLERMLLVK; the protein is encoded by the coding sequence GTGGAAGCTCTGGCTTTAGAGCGCAAGGCTGAGATGAACCGCGAGCTGCGTGAGCGGCTTATGGAGTTGAAGAAGGAACGTAATGCCATTATTCTTGCCCATTATTACCAGCGTGACGAGGTACAGGAGGTTGCTGACTTCCGTGGAGATTCGTTTCTATTAGCCCAGAAGGCAGCACAAACAGATGCAGATGTGATCGTATTCTGTGGTGTTCACTTTATGGGTGAAAGCGCTAAAATTCTGGCGCCGAACAAAACAGTTATTATTCCGGATGAGCGTGCGGGTTGTCCGATGGCAGATATGGTGAATGTGGATGGACTACGCAAATTGAAAGCACAACACCCTAATGCCAAGGTGGTTACGTATATCAATTCCTCGGCTGAGATCAAAGCAGAGACTGACATCTGTTGTACATCAGCGAATGCAGTTCGAGTTATTCAATCGGTGGATTCCGACGAAATTATCTGGGTACCAGATAAAAACCTGGGACATTATGTGCAGCAGCATACAGACAAGAAAATGATTATCTGGGAAGGCTACTGCAACACGCATGATATGCTCACAGTCAAAGATGTGGTGGAGATGAGAGCCAAGCATCCGAATGCAGAGTTTGTTGTCCATCCAGAGTGTCGTCCTGAGGTTGTAGAGATGGGTGATTTTGTAGGCAGTACAACAGCCATTCTGGAGTATTGCAAAAATTCATCAGCGAAGGAATTTATCGTAGGTACCGAAGATGGTACCGGATACCAGCTTCGTCTGGATAGTCCGGATAAACAGTTTCATTTTGCGACCAAGTTCCTCGTATGTCCTAACATGAAGGTCAACAACTTGAAGAAACTGGTGAAATGCCTGGAAACGATGAAGCCGCAAATCTATGTGCCACCGGCCGTTGCCGACAAAGCCAGAGAATCACTAGAGCGCATGTTATTGGTGAAGTAG
- a CDS encoding peptidyl-prolyl cis-trans isomerase, with protein MTRQEKGLWTAVIVLTLGMLVMGTVMAMHGLRQGKDEADASHDANTEEGSTVATINGEVITDKEWSDALKRRYGSELLLQMLNRKAVYAEAIERKLIVTPQEIARELAAAMDGYDSEKSYFDEMKSQLGLSKQELELEAGYRLLLEKIATIGIQIKDADIERYWTEHREDYVSPEKYDLSIIVVKEEEEADSLLDALEKGEDFEEAARRQSTDSFSRDAGGRLGWIERNDPFQPEEILQLAAGLDVGDIAGSVRVEEGYAIIRLNDKEERQVQSAEEVHEEIRMQLALSQANPLPQVEQMLRNKYEAVILSEIPAS; from the coding sequence ATGACAAGACAGGAAAAAGGGTTGTGGACGGCTGTAATTGTCTTGACGCTGGGCATGCTGGTTATGGGAACGGTGATGGCTATGCATGGTCTCAGACAGGGCAAAGACGAGGCAGATGCCTCCCATGATGCCAATACGGAAGAAGGAAGCACCGTAGCGACGATCAACGGAGAAGTCATCACGGACAAAGAGTGGAGCGATGCGCTGAAACGACGTTACGGCAGTGAGTTATTACTCCAGATGCTAAACCGTAAAGCAGTATATGCCGAAGCAATTGAACGTAAGCTGATTGTCACTCCCCAAGAGATTGCAAGAGAACTTGCGGCCGCGATGGATGGGTACGATTCAGAGAAATCGTATTTTGACGAAATGAAGTCGCAGTTGGGTCTGTCGAAACAGGAGCTTGAATTGGAAGCCGGCTATAGGCTGCTGCTTGAGAAAATTGCAACGATTGGCATACAGATCAAGGATGCAGATATTGAGCGTTACTGGACTGAACACCGTGAGGATTACGTTTCCCCCGAAAAGTATGACTTGTCCATCATCGTAGTGAAGGAAGAGGAGGAAGCCGATTCCTTACTGGATGCGTTGGAGAAGGGGGAGGACTTTGAAGAAGCTGCTCGGAGGCAATCGACAGACAGCTTCTCTCGTGATGCTGGTGGCAGGCTGGGATGGATTGAGCGGAATGATCCATTCCAGCCAGAAGAAATCCTTCAACTCGCCGCCGGGCTGGATGTGGGCGATATTGCTGGTTCAGTTCGAGTGGAAGAGGGCTATGCTATTATCAGACTTAATGATAAAGAAGAACGCCAGGTGCAGTCTGCCGAAGAGGTCCATGAGGAGATTCGAATGCAACTGGCTCTGAGTCAGGCCAATCCGTTGCCGCAGGTAGAGCAAATGCTGCGCAACAAGTATGAAGCCGTGATCCTGTCCGAAATTCCTGCCTCCTGA